The DNA segment AGCCATCATTTTTTagtgtaataatatatattacaagtttaatttttttttaacaaaaaaattaaattttggCCCTAAATCAGTAGTAAATACTTCATCATTcaaaaactaaaaaatatttttaatggaAAATATTAGAATATCattgttgtattttttttcaaaataaatatgttcatAGTATCTTTTGCATATTGTAAGTTCAAAGCTGTTAATAATTTCCACTCATTAATATTGTATACTTCCCACagtttacatatttatttataatcattaaaaaaattaatttcaaGCCagttatgtatatatacatatatacatatatacatgcatatacgtgtttatttttatgaaagaGAATTAGTATTGTTGTTCCCTAAAAAtatgagaaaaaataatcttACAAAACATAAGCAATTTGATCCATGCAAATTTAATTGCATTTATTaaactatataaataaatgtaataaaaatttcaataaaaatgtataattaatttattaaccCGTTTGGTAACACATAAATAGTAACGACTTATTTGTGCGCATTAAAAaggaatattatatatataatattacgCCCAAGCTGATAAGTATTGAATATTGCATAATTTATTTCGGCttcaaaaatatacatatatatataatatattaataatggaAATTTTCCTACCAATTTGACACTTTCCtgtgttatttttttttatatagccataaaataaatgcaaCATATTTTGTATGTCCACCTTAAAAACACAATAAGTGTGAATTATATTAAGCATATGTAgtgttaataaatttaaattggATAATATGGTAACACATTAAATTATGGAAAGAAACTGATTTTTTTCCCACTTTATTCAAACACCGTTTTTTAATCTTATCATGGAtgtcaaaaatatataaattttaaaatggGGAATAGTATTACAGAAAAAAgatcaaaaatatttaaacagAATAAAAGTTACTTTAgtgatataaataacattgattatacgaaaaaaataatatattttttaggaATATTAGTACGTATTATAACTTATTATTATGGATTATGGCAAgacaaaaatttaaatgtaaAATTTACAGACATAGATTATTATGTATTTTCGGATGCTgcaaaatatgtattaaataataagtcTCCATATAATAGATATACATATCGGTACACACCATTGTTAGCTTATTTAATGATaccaaattttataattaatttttcatttggaaaatttcttttttcttcaaTAGATTTTCTTGttagtattattataataaaaataataaaaataaaatatcctgaaaataaaaattatattttgtatgcTTCATTATGGCTCTTAAATCCATTAGTTATTACCATTTCAATTCGAGGCAATGCTGATTGCATACCCTGTTTACTTGTTTTATTAACtgtgttttttatttatcaaaaaaaaatatatgtttcgGCTTTTTTTTATGGATTATCTGTTAACTTTAAAATATACCCAATTATCTATTCCTTACCATTAATGTTATATCTAAATAAGAACTATCTAAATAAggataatatatttcaattgaaacaaataaaaacagaaggcatatatataaataaaattataagcattttttatataataaggaatttttTCAAAGagttatttaaattaaacaCTGATCAACTCAAATTTTCCCTATTTAGCTTTACTACCTTTCTAGCTTTAAACCTGATTTTTTATGCAATGTAACCATTCTCTTCTTCTATTCAACTATAAGAAAttgcacacatatatatatattcatgaACATGTTCTATAtctcttatatattttctctatTTTCCCTTTTATGCTAGATATGGATATGAATTTTTATACGAATCGTTTATTTACCATTTAGTTAGACAAGATCATAAGCACAATTTTTccctctttttttatattatgtaCTTAACTATTGAGAATAATTCAAAGGTAATACACAATATAAATTGCTTTATATTCTTTCTGcctgttttattatttttccatttattttatgttgCATTGTATTATATAGACACTTAACAATGTAGtgtaaatgtaaaaaaaaatgtagtattttttataatcatcATTTATTATCATGTATATAAGTGCAATAAATTcttttatctattatattatttaatttgaattttttttttcttttagaTCATTCCGCTAATAACATTTATACCTCAATTTGTTCTTGTTGCATTATTTGGGTTTAAATATGCAAAATCAAATTTAGAGCTATCCATGTTTTTacaagtaaaaaaataaaaaagttgcCATGTCAACAATTCATATTATAGTGCTTCCCAtgaatgtacatatataattttgttttatttttttatataagaCGCTATCTTTCATAGCATTGAATAAAGTCATCACATCTCAGGTAAATATAACACAAACATAATATGGTCATgcttttgaaaaataatgttgtgtatatatatatttttttattattaatacaaCTGGATATATCTCGTACCCATATTGAGAATTTATATCATTCTTAAATATAACTTCCTtatgattattatatatattaaatagttTAAAGGAGACATCTACATAAGAGATGATATTCTTTTCCtttaattaaaaacaaatttattatataatttttttattatatttaaaaaaaaaatatttttataacattacaatattttttatcccCAATTTACAGTACTTTATTTGGTGTACCCCCTTTCTTCCAATCATATTAAATTCTATAACCTTAAACAGGGTAACAAAAACAAAATCGGAACAAGTAtacatacaaatatataaatttattactCCAAAAATAAACGAAAAATAACAAATGAAATTCGTAAACAAGGAAATggaacattattatattctacACAATACGCATgtatatttttccttttttttcgCATGACAGACCAATTTAATCCTTATATTTTGTGCAGTATTGTTTTTTGTTATAGCTAAGGTTtgattaaaaattaaaatacatatatttttcattttgataTAAGTATAAAATATGGGTATagaatttattaaatgtatgtatatttataagtaCGGGGGAAGACAatatacacacacatatatatatttatcgaTGCAGGCACATTGGCTTTTTTGGGCTTATTATCTTGAGTTCAAAGGATATAACACCTTTATACAAGTATACcattttaatacattttccTTAGACCAccaaacatatattattaaaacaaaagttGAAACCTGAACAAGAATTGTTCCAATTAGCTATgcttataaattatatttattttattatatacatttacaatttttatagaTATTTTATTCCTCAATTTTATTCGTTATATCGGAGATGAGTGTATGTTggatttttatgtatatgtcTTTTAAGGaagaaaacaaaaaaaatgtgttaaAGGAATAACATTTCTTCTCTTAACCATCAAAAATTGGggactatttatttttttttttttttattttattttattcattatttataaaaaattcttAATGTTATAATAACCCTTTTAAATGagaatattatcattttttttgcttttttagcagtatatatattttggggtttattttttttgttgtgtaaatattgaaaagaataaatatatattttattaacaacatcatatatattcttatggttaaaaaaatattttaatttttttagttatattaacaatatattatatgctagccgaataaaaaaaaaaaaaaaaaaaaaaaaaaccttGCATGATCAGAAAATTTTGTGATTATATGTTTCTACAACAGAACAATGCGCTACCATAATGGTACAGCAgcatgaacaaaaaaaaaaaaaattatgttattattataaattacacaattagaaaaataatatcccatatattttatttttttgtgtcataaattattacaatatatttattctgagcatattatataatgctgcatatttgttaaatatttgtaattatttaaataataaatatatgcatgtcTTTTTAACTCATTTTATTGTTCTCAACATTTAAAGTGTTAAGACCTTCTATGAATACAAGTttaatttccatttttaaactttataaatatatatatgtgcgtttttttttttaattactgTTATAGACATATTCCACCttatttatacaatataaGTGTTATACCCTTGCACAcgtaaaattatttattttattattttatatgaataaaaaataaaaaaaaataataaaaataagccaatttcattatttttaattattcacagtttattattatattatatatttaaaaacatttttagagattatttatttaaaatattttttttaatttattgtgaagttttatttttgatgtcttaataaaaattcacTAAACGAAAGATATTTTTGGCGTAATTAAACATCACTTGTGTATTTTCTTAATTTGTGAAATACTGTGTTCATTTATGGGCAAATATAatcaattattataataaaatatgctTACAATCTGgatttaaatttttgaatCATTGGTTATGTAcctatatatgtacatacattttttttgtcttcttattgcatattatttttatttacgcATTATGAATGTTTAATACACATTCAAATATGTCAATGAATATGCCATATTTTTGCATGTCTTTCATTATATTGGACAAAGATATTCACagctatattattttgtgaaGTATACGACTGTGTTgtgattttttattatatatacttatatatttagataattttattatctttcACGAATTTGTTATTGTTGGATATGTGTTTTTTATGAAAGAAAatgtatttaaataaaaatgaagataacAATACGGCAAATATGGATGAGTTGCACGTTGAATCTTCCTCTAAAGAAGAAGCAATTAGGGTGTGTACCCGTATAAGGCCTCTGTTTGAAAAAGAAGTACGCATAGAATAAGCGATAAAATATTCCTAAATTAAAATGTagtcatttatatatatatatcgacttattattttatatttttctaggTTAACAGCGGTCACCTAAAGGCTTGGAAAATGAACGACACTGATATGCAGTTGGTGGTTGAGCCGCTTTCATTATCAGAAATGTTAAATGCAAGAATTCCTAAAAAAGGGAATAAAGTAGAAGTTAAAAAAACAGTAGAAAAAACAGAAGGGCAAAAGGCTGTTTTACAACGACATTATGCTTTTGATAGATGCTTTGACGACCACGGTAATTCATGCAAATATCTTattgaaataataaataaactatatacatatatgatGTACACACACTTTAATAACTGTTTGTTTTATCTTTAAAAAGTTCCTTCAATGAACTAATGataattggaaatatatttaagttATTAAATGTGACACTTTTACgcatatatttacatttattttttttattttttcactCCTTCAGTTGGTAACGAAGAAGTGTATAGACATTTAGCCAGAGATATTATTTTAGACACGTTCAAAGGGATAAATGGATGTATTCTTGCATATGGCCAAACTGGTTCAGGGAAGACTCATAGTATCATGGGTGTTCCGGCTGACCCAGGTATGTTGCCTAGATCATTAGCAGAATTTTTTAATGGAATCGAAAATCCATCATCattaaatgaagaaaatgctAGTAATAATACTGATGACGAATCTAATAATAACACAAAAGAATTTCTAATGAGTGTAACATATTTAGAAGTGTATATGGAGCGTGTTAATGATTTGTTACAAGAAGGGTATAGGGGTGGCGCAGTTGAAAATTTGGATGTAAAGGAGGACCCTAAAAGAGGTTTTGTAGTTATCGGCATTCAAGAAGAGACAGTAACATCAATAGATGAAGTTATGCTTTTAGTGGCAAAAGCTGAGCAAAGGCGGCACATTTCTCAAACAAATTTCAATGAAACATCTTCGAGATCTCATACAATTTTTACAGTTATATTAGAATCAAATCAGGTATTGAGCAATGGTACATCTATTAATAAAAGAGGAGAGTTAAAAATAGTAGATCTAGCAGGTAATGAAAGAGCTGGAAGAGCTGCTGAAGGAATAGAGAATGCGAAAACATTAATTGAAGAAGGAAAatcaataaataaaagtttatttgttttaagtGAAGTTATTTCTAAATTGTCTAAAAGAGCTCAAGCTATTGCCATGGGAgatgagaaaaaaattaaaaaaatacaagagGATTTAGTTTTCATTCCATGGAGGGATTCTAAATTAACAAGAATATTAAGTAAAAGTTTAGGAGGAAATTGTCGCGCATCAGTTATTGTTGCTGTACACCCATCTCATTTTTATCTGGATACATCTTTTTCGACATTGCGTTTTGCTTTAAAATGCAAAacgattaaaaaaaagatagAAGTAAATTATTTATCTGCAGAACAATCTGTAATTATGCAACAAAAAGAATTAATCGCTAAATTGCAAAATCAGTTAAAGCATTTAtcaacaaataaaaatacagaCATAAATTCACATGTTGGAGATAAAGATTATATAAGTAATAGAGATCCAGAAAacgatgaaaaaatattggccttaaaaaatgaattagaAGAAAAGGTAAAAAAgtttcaaaattttattttaaaatcagAATTACATGTAAATTCAAACAATTATAGAAGATTAAGATCAAtcgatgatgataataacaacgaaaaattattaaaatattctaTGACTATTTCaactaatattaaaaatgaatataattgGCTGAGGTCATTTGATACACATGAATATGATTTCAAATCCGATGgaatagaaaaatatgaaaataaaaatgcaaaagaaaaatttaatatatctaaAGTTATGGaatatctaaaaaataaa comes from the Plasmodium yoelii strain 17X genome assembly, chromosome: 6 genome and includes:
- a CDS encoding GPI mannosyltransferase 1, putative, encoding MGNSITEKRSKIFKQNKSYFSDINNIDYTKKIIYFLGILVRIITYYYGLWQDKNLNVKFTDIDYYVFSDAAKYVLNNKSPYNRYTYRYTPLLAYLMIPNFIINFSFGKFLFSSIDFLVSIIIIKIIKIKYPENKNYILYASLWLLNPLVITISIRGNADCIPCLLVLLTVFFIYQKKIYVSAFFYGLSVNFKIYPIIYSLPLMLYLNKNYLNKDNIFQLKQIKTEGIYINKIISIFYIIRNFFKELFKLNTDQLKFSLFSFTTFLALNLIFYAIYGYEFLYESFIYHLVRQDHKHNFSLFFYIMYLTIENNSKIIPLITFIPQFVLVALFGFKYAKSNLELSMFLQTLSFIALNKVITSQYFIWCTPFLPIILNSITLNRTNLILIFCAVLFFVIAKAHWLFWAYYLEFKGYNTFIQIFYSSILFVISEMSVCWIFMYMSFKEENKKNVLKE